Proteins from a single region of Candidatus Puniceispirillum marinum IMCC1322:
- a CDS encoding lytic transglycosylase domain-containing protein, with the protein MSSHVWARDVDCEALAAQAEIDYAIPSGIMQGIARVESGRIGLDGKRRSWPWTVNDGVEGLFFEDQASALEFVEVSYANGENSVDVGCMQINTKWHKDNFRDFAEMFDPNVNMDYAASFLIILRNRHGSWDQAIRHYHSNDPSKNERYVRKVHAVMAVEGHELPSSPQLMKAVLTVPSTLPKTKPKPRPKVNVAMSIPAQPKALPQTKPKIKIGLKTLAASKIPEPISGPASVTKDSVSPSVALAKPNNNIIKAKHNLPKNLSKPVAVSTLPVPVAAPSGDDLIKQRQPHIAKNWRKVLEFRAGFAKQG; encoded by the coding sequence ATGTCGTCACATGTGTGGGCGCGTGATGTTGATTGTGAGGCGCTGGCCGCACAGGCGGAAATCGACTATGCAATCCCGTCTGGTATCATGCAGGGCATAGCCCGGGTTGAATCAGGACGCATTGGTCTTGATGGTAAACGCAGATCGTGGCCATGGACGGTCAATGATGGCGTTGAAGGGTTGTTTTTCGAAGATCAGGCATCCGCGCTTGAATTTGTCGAGGTCAGCTATGCCAATGGTGAAAATAGCGTTGACGTCGGTTGTATGCAGATTAATACCAAATGGCATAAAGATAATTTTCGTGATTTTGCCGAGATGTTCGATCCCAATGTCAATATGGATTATGCGGCGTCATTCCTGATTATTCTGCGTAACCGTCATGGTAGCTGGGATCAGGCAATCCGCCATTATCATTCAAATGACCCCAGTAAAAATGAACGCTATGTGCGCAAAGTTCATGCCGTTATGGCGGTAGAAGGCCATGAATTACCTTCATCACCACAATTGATGAAGGCGGTTTTAACAGTACCATCGACTTTGCCAAAAACGAAGCCAAAGCCTAGGCCTAAGGTTAATGTTGCCATGTCGATACCGGCACAACCAAAAGCCTTACCGCAAACCAAACCAAAGATCAAAATAGGCCTTAAAACCCTTGCCGCTTCAAAGATACCAGAACCTATTTCAGGCCCTGCTTCTGTAACTAAAGATAGTGTGTCGCCTTCAGTCGCATTGGCTAAACCAAACAATAACATCATTAAAGCTAAGCATAATCTGCCAAAGAACCTAAGCAAGCCAGTTGCTGTGAGCACATTGCCTGTGCCAGTTGCCGCACCATCAGGTGATGATTTGATAAAGCAAAGGCAACCCCATATCGCCAAGAATTGGCGCAAGGTGCTGGAATTTAGAGCAGGTTTTGCAAAGCAAGGATAA
- a CDS encoding AzlD domain-containing protein, which produces MNNIDYTLGEAWLAVALACLGTFGWRLIGVILAGRIATDTPLMAWINSVAYAMVSGVLMLILVYPTGVLATTELDHRFMGLFIGLATMMLTKKLFYALCAGLGSFAIIVTLYN; this is translated from the coding sequence ATGAACAATATTGATTACACATTAGGTGAAGCGTGGCTAGCCGTAGCTCTTGCGTGTTTAGGAACCTTTGGTTGGCGTTTGATCGGTGTTATTCTGGCAGGCCGAATTGCCACTGACACGCCATTGATGGCATGGATCAACAGCGTTGCTTACGCCATGGTATCAGGTGTTTTGATGCTCATTCTTGTCTATCCAACTGGCGTTCTGGCTACAACTGAGTTAGATCACCGCTTTATGGGATTATTCATAGGCCTTGCCACAATGATGCTGACAAAGAAGCTGTTTTACGCCCTATGTGCTGGATTAGGCAGTTTTGCAATAATTGTAACACTATATAATTAA
- a CDS encoding AzlC family ABC transporter permease produces the protein MSTMIGFASIAREAGFDVWMTMVTTATVFGMPGQVAFASLFAGGASLLLIFVAVSLANMRMMLMVISGSDILNLSAHNLPFWKRLLFMHFLAITSWAQIGFKAQQYPPPLLLGYYIGFSLTIFTFAMGGTLIGFYIADWIPPDILRLVIFVTPLYILLLVINARQTLNRLAAVIGGTLCPLIYPLAADWSILIAGVIGGSLAMLIYRLRGWK, from the coding sequence ATGAGCACTATGATAGGCTTTGCCTCGATAGCGCGCGAAGCTGGTTTTGATGTCTGGATGACTATGGTAACGACAGCAACGGTCTTTGGCATGCCTGGACAAGTTGCTTTTGCCAGCCTTTTTGCTGGTGGTGCCAGCCTTCTTCTGATTTTTGTGGCGGTCTCGCTTGCCAATATGCGCATGATGCTCATGGTCATTTCTGGCAGTGATATTTTGAATTTATCTGCGCATAACCTACCCTTCTGGAAACGGCTTTTATTTATGCATTTCCTGGCGATTACCAGTTGGGCACAGATCGGTTTCAAAGCCCAGCAATATCCACCTCCTTTGCTTCTGGGCTATTATATTGGCTTTAGCCTAACCATCTTCACCTTTGCCATGGGCGGCACATTGATCGGCTTCTACATTGCTGACTGGATTCCTCCGGATATTTTGCGTTTGGTGATCTTTGTAACGCCGCTTTATATTCTGCTTCTGGTTATTAATGCGCGCCAAACGCTAAATCGTCTGGCCGCCGTCATTGGCGGCACATTATGTCCCCTTATCTATCCCCTTGCCGCTGATTGGAGCATTCTGATCGCCGGTGTGATTGGTGGTTCACTTGCCATGCTGATATATCGCCTCAGGGGATGGAAATAA
- a CDS encoding TetR/AcrR family transcriptional regulator, whose amino-acid sequence MISAPKKHGRPVSFDRDRTIQTALDLYWRQGVLATSLNQVARISNVSKPTLYRYFENEDGLLHDVLESYLATSADKFDCLREQAHIRDGLTEWFSNIITAWTAKDASPHGCLFCDCLHEIDRLGTKSQSLMKTHLQQQPQQLAKILSHARDKGQLKDGIDIDQAALYLTSHVVALNTMVKMDIPVEQLLATSDLVVGAVVR is encoded by the coding sequence GTGATATCTGCCCCAAAAAAACATGGACGTCCCGTCTCGTTCGATAGGGACAGAACTATCCAGACAGCTTTGGATCTATATTGGAGACAGGGTGTTTTGGCGACCTCGTTAAATCAGGTGGCACGTATATCTAATGTGTCAAAGCCAACATTATATCGCTATTTCGAAAATGAAGATGGCTTATTGCATGATGTGCTTGAGTCCTATCTCGCCACTAGTGCTGATAAGTTTGATTGTCTGAGAGAGCAGGCGCATATACGTGATGGTTTGACCGAATGGTTTTCGAATATTATTACCGCTTGGACAGCCAAGGATGCATCACCGCATGGTTGCCTGTTTTGCGATTGCTTGCATGAGATTGACCGCCTTGGCACAAAAAGTCAGTCTTTGATGAAAACGCACCTGCAGCAGCAACCTCAGCAATTGGCAAAAATATTGTCACATGCGCGTGACAAGGGGCAGTTGAAAGATGGTATTGATATTGATCAGGCGGCACTTTATCTGACCAGTCATGTTGTTGCCTTGAATACAATGGTTAAAATGGATATTCCTGTTGAACAATTACTCGCAACAAGCGATTTGGTTGTTGGTGCTGTGGTTCGATAA
- a CDS encoding efflux RND transporter permease subunit, with product MSQQNNSYGEWILKYRFLVLGLITALTMLGAAGAQFLYFDNDYRVFFGKENPQLKAFEKIQQTYTKIDNVNFAVDPISGKANAPEVLAAVEELTNIAWQLPYSIRVDSLSNYQHTEVEGDDLIVRDLYTDAMSIGADEQALVDSVSTTEPALAGKIHDKQHRATSVNATIQMPGKSADEVAIVAAAAREMAAEIEAKHNVKIRLGGVIFLNNAFLESSMLDMATLVPAMYLVILIVAYLLLRSIMATVLVLFVVVPSIMVAMGAGGWMGIGLTPPSASAPTIITTLAVADSIHLLVSMFNRMRAGHSQRDSLLYSIRVNGKPIFLTSLTTALGFLSMNFSDSPPFHDLGNITAIGVMAAWIYSIVLLPILISFVPLKSKATLAKLDDKMGKLGVYVAARYKSVLTVSVVISVGVLALIPLNEINDDFVKYFDESVQYRQDTDWISSNLTGANQVQFSLPAGESNGVSDPAFIEKVSDFTAWAHNESVVTHVQSISDTFKRLNRDLNAGDPAFYRVPDTRELAAQYLLLYELSLPFGLDLNNQLDISKSSTQVIVTIDDMTTNELRAWIARAEGYLANELNFNVTAVGPTVMFAYISERNIQSMLVGTLIAVFLISGVILIALRDVRLGIISLIPNLLPAALAFGLWGLLVGQVNMAVAVVAGMALGVVVDDSVHFLSKYQIARRELKLSAHDAVISAFNGVGTALVVTTVILTAGFAILAQSTFGVNSYMAMLTGIALVIALIADMTLLPALLIALDKDKKETSPAVGAPEIGTKEAPQNA from the coding sequence ATGTCACAGCAAAATAACTCTTATGGTGAATGGATTCTAAAATATAGATTCCTAGTTTTAGGTCTGATCACAGCTTTAACCATGCTTGGTGCTGCAGGCGCACAGTTTCTTTATTTTGATAATGATTACAGAGTTTTCTTTGGCAAAGAGAATCCACAGCTTAAAGCATTTGAGAAAATCCAGCAGACCTATACCAAGATCGATAACGTTAACTTTGCTGTCGATCCAATTTCAGGTAAAGCGAATGCGCCTGAGGTGCTGGCCGCTGTTGAGGAGTTGACCAACATTGCCTGGCAACTTCCCTATTCTATCCGCGTTGACAGCCTATCAAATTACCAGCATACCGAGGTTGAAGGTGACGACCTGATCGTCCGTGATCTATATACGGATGCAATGTCAATTGGTGCTGATGAACAAGCTCTGGTTGATAGTGTGAGCACTACCGAGCCAGCTTTGGCAGGTAAAATTCATGATAAGCAACATCGAGCCACATCTGTAAATGCGACCATTCAGATGCCGGGTAAAAGTGCAGATGAGGTTGCCATAGTGGCGGCCGCCGCGCGCGAAATGGCTGCCGAGATTGAAGCCAAACATAATGTCAAAATCCGCTTGGGTGGCGTTATTTTTCTGAATAATGCGTTTCTGGAATCATCAATGTTGGACATGGCAACATTGGTGCCGGCCATGTATTTGGTCATTTTGATTGTTGCTTATCTGTTGCTTAGATCAATAATGGCAACTGTTCTGGTGCTGTTTGTTGTTGTGCCAAGTATTATGGTGGCCATGGGCGCTGGTGGGTGGATGGGCATTGGCCTGACGCCGCCATCGGCTAGTGCACCAACGATTATCACCACTCTTGCTGTCGCGGACTCAATCCATTTGTTGGTAAGCATGTTTAACCGGATGCGGGCAGGGCATAGTCAACGCGACAGCTTGCTATACAGCATAAGAGTCAATGGAAAGCCCATTTTTCTAACCAGCCTGACAACGGCATTGGGTTTTCTGTCGATGAATTTTTCAGATTCCCCACCATTTCACGATCTTGGCAATATAACAGCCATAGGTGTTATGGCTGCCTGGATCTATTCAATCGTTTTATTACCTATTCTAATCAGCTTTGTGCCGCTGAAATCAAAAGCCACTTTGGCAAAGCTTGATGATAAAATGGGTAAGCTCGGTGTCTATGTCGCTGCGCGTTACAAGTCGGTTCTAACTGTCAGTGTTGTTATCTCAGTCGGTGTTCTGGCGCTTATTCCGCTTAATGAAATCAATGATGACTTTGTCAAATATTTCGATGAATCGGTCCAGTATCGTCAGGATACTGACTGGATCAGCAGCAATCTGACAGGTGCCAATCAGGTGCAATTCAGTTTGCCTGCTGGCGAGTCTAATGGTGTTAGCGATCCGGCTTTTATAGAAAAAGTATCTGATTTTACCGCCTGGGCGCATAATGAGTCTGTCGTAACACACGTACAATCTATTTCGGACACATTTAAGCGACTTAACCGTGATCTGAACGCTGGTGATCCGGCTTTCTACCGGGTACCTGATACGCGGGAACTTGCTGCCCAATATTTGCTTTTATATGAGCTATCCTTGCCATTCGGTTTGGATCTGAATAATCAACTTGATATCAGCAAATCATCAACACAGGTTATTGTCACAATTGACGATATGACTACGAATGAACTTCGTGCCTGGATTGCCCGTGCCGAAGGCTACCTTGCGAATGAGCTTAATTTCAACGTGACGGCTGTCGGCCCTACGGTGATGTTTGCCTATATTTCCGAGCGAAATATTCAAAGTATGCTGGTGGGGACACTCATTGCCGTATTTCTGATTAGTGGTGTTATTTTGATTGCCTTGCGGGATGTCCGGCTTGGTATTATCAGCCTGATTCCGAATTTGCTGCCTGCGGCTCTAGCCTTTGGCCTTTGGGGTTTGCTTGTCGGACAGGTCAATATGGCTGTCGCTGTTGTTGCGGGCATGGCGCTTGGCGTTGTGGTTGACGATAGCGTTCATTTTCTCAGCAAATATCAGATTGCACGACGCGAACTAAAACTATCAGCACATGATGCTGTCATTTCGGCCTTTAATGGTGTCGGAACGGCACTTGTTGTCACAACCGTGATTTTAACAGCTGGGTTTGCTATTCTGGCGCAGTCAACATTTGGCGTGAACAGCTATATGGCAATGTTAACAGGTATAGCCCTTGTTATAGCTTTGATTGCCGACATGACCTTACTCCCTGCATTGCTGATTGCCCTTGATAAGGATAAAAAAGAAACCTCACCAGCAGTGGGTGCCCCGGAAATAGGTACTAAGGAAGCACCACAAAATGCTTAA
- a CDS encoding outer membrane lipoprotein-sorting protein, which yields MKLATATMIVTIASACLTTGAFASPEKGLEIAIEADSRDKGFGDSTAQMTMILMDKYGQSTERAIRNRTFEGDNEGDKSLVIFDSPGDVRGTAFLSHTKKADSDDQWLYLPALKRVKRIASSNKAGPFMGSEFSYEDIASQEVEKYTYNYLRDEQLNGLDCFVVEYDPVDPKSGYKRQIVWMDKAEYRVHKIDFYDRKDALLKTLTYEDYNQYLDKYWRSNRLVMINHQTGKTTELVFADWKLQTGMTERDFEKSALKRIR from the coding sequence ATGAAACTCGCTACTGCAACCATGATTGTCACTATCGCCTCTGCCTGTTTGACAACAGGGGCATTTGCCTCGCCTGAAAAAGGACTTGAGATTGCGATTGAAGCCGATAGTCGCGATAAGGGATTTGGTGATTCAACTGCACAGATGACAATGATCCTGATGGATAAATATGGCCAATCAACTGAACGTGCGATCCGTAATAGAACGTTTGAGGGTGATAATGAAGGTGATAAATCTCTGGTCATATTTGATAGTCCGGGTGATGTGCGCGGCACAGCTTTTCTATCGCATACGAAAAAGGCCGATTCTGACGACCAATGGCTATATTTGCCAGCACTGAAACGCGTGAAGCGTATCGCCTCGTCAAATAAGGCAGGTCCTTTTATGGGTAGCGAATTTTCATATGAAGATATCGCCAGTCAGGAAGTTGAAAAATACACCTATAACTATCTACGCGATGAACAGTTGAATGGCCTTGACTGTTTTGTTGTTGAGTATGATCCGGTTGATCCCAAAAGTGGTTATAAGCGCCAGATCGTCTGGATGGATAAGGCTGAGTATCGCGTTCATAAAATTGATTTCTATGACCGCAAAGATGCACTTTTGAAAACCTTGACCTATGAAGATTATAATCAATATCTAGACAAATACTGGCGTTCTAACCGTTTGGTTATGATAAATCACCAGACAGGCAAGACAACAGAACTGGTGTTTGCCGATTGGAAATTGCAGACCGGTATGACCGAACGTGATTTTGAAAAATCCGCATTGAAACGAATTCGATGA